Within the Salarias fasciatus chromosome 2, fSalaFa1.1, whole genome shotgun sequence genome, the region TCCTCCCACATGTCCTCATTAGATAATAATGGATTGTGAGATTCAGAACTGCGATCCTTCAAAGGGAAGTAGTGGCCATTCCCTTGGCTGTCATATGAAAGGTACAAAAGAACAGGAAAGCTGGTTAAAGGTTAGAACAATGATCTAATTTCACGATTCACATGACCCTCTGTCTTTTTTAAAGGAAAGGAATTAGTAAAAAGTTCAAATTTGAAGAAGTGGGTCAGAGTATTCCTGCTCACCTTGTAAAGACAGGAATAAACCACagtctcctgtcctctccaaacacctgctgcaggtttctgCGCATACCTACGTTAAATCCATTTCTGTCTGGCCCACTGACAAAAACTGGAGCTGAGAAGGCCTCTAGAAAACGAAATACAGGTGACAAACAACACGCGTTCATATTTTACTTCCCAAACATTATGTGTGAGACACAAGCTAAATATTTTCACTGTTAACAAAACAGGAACTATTTCATAAAAATGCTTCGTCAATCAATATTTAAACCCTCACCTAAAGTGGATCTGTTTTTGGCCACCAACCAACAATGGTAGCCAAAGAGGAACATGAGACTGACAAAGAACATGAGCGCCACAAACATGAGGAAGAGGACATGGAACTTTGCAGACCCATTTGGCAAAAccccctgagagagagagaaacaagagaagaagaaacctgAGAAAACGAGGGGCTTTAGAAAGCCATAAACTGTGACACAAGGCTCAGCTCTCAGTAACTCTAGAAATACAATGGCGCCATCTATAAACTACTTAAAGCTAAAGTATAATTACATTATCAGATTTTATGCATGAGtgggaaagaaaaataatgcaACTCACCACCCAGAACTTCAGGAAATACTGAAAGACTGTTGCTGCGATGAATACACAGTACAGCATGGAGTAGGacaggaaaagaaggaagaacTTGTAGTTGGAAAAACCAACACAGTTGTTCACcctaaaagttaaaaaaataaacacataaaaatgcAGTGTGAGAACTAAACAAATGTATAAACTCCATCCATCAATGCATTCCAGGCTGTGTCAGTTCCTACCAGGGACAGTGATGGTCCATCTTCAAAACACaccttgaaaagaaaaacaagttttccaTGATGGGAGCAAATACAGTGTTTACTAATATAATATCTGACACATGATAGAAATGTCTTTATAATTTGCCTTCATTCAAATGTTACTTTCCTCTGGAGGATTCTAACAGCTTTATGATCATTCCTTCAAATGAACCACTGCACTGATTGGTCGGTAACATATTCCCTGCTGGACACAGAGTGTCAGCAGAGGAACAATCTCTAATGATCGGTACGGTGAATCTCTCTCTAGCAGAATGAACTGGGGAGGAAAGAGGGTCTTACGTTTCACAAACCGAGCAGTGGTGACAGCGGTCAGGCTTCAGGACCTGGCAGCGGTCGCAGAACCTGATAGCTGAGGACGAAGAGGATGACCGGTTGAATGAATGACATCTGAGTCGAGTTGAGCCTTCGCACACTTCCTGCAAGCCTCGGTTTTCGTCTAAGCAATCAGCACTAATGAAAGAGATACAGTGGCCGGTGACTCTGGATGGGGATGCTCAGGGGAGCCCGCAGAGCTAATTGCCCTCACCTACTTGctttcaccacacacactgattatGTGCGAGACGACGGAGCGTGGCTAACGGCCCTGTCTGTTGAGTCCAGTAGTTCTGACATATGGCAGGTAAATGTACAGAACTTACCTCCAGACTGCGCTCGAGTGAAAATAGGCAGCTTCTTAGCAATCTCAACCAGGATTTGTTTCTGAGCATCTGGCCTCTCTTCCATCTCGTATCTTTGCTTGTCGGAGTACGAcaactgaaactgaagagaCACAAAATAAGCACTTTCATCTGATTTTTCAACACAGAACAATAtatgaagagatttttttttttatgtttagtGTACCTTTTTGCATGGTGAAGCAGGAGGGGTGAAAATGGACTTCCAGTATGTCCAGGAGAACATCACAAAACAGACATGAAAGACGAACAGATAGGCCACTGCAAGCAGAAACACAGTCACTAAATCAAGACAGAGCAGCAGTTTACTGTGAAGTAAATCAGTTTTCACAACTTGTATGATAAACATGAGAGGTCAGCTTACCTTTTTCCAAAGTATTTGTGATCGTAACTGTTGAGACAGGAACGTGACATTGTAGATtaccacaaacaaaacacattgcaCTGACAGATGAATGGAGGGAAAGCTAACACGATTAGCTCGGCTGTCAGTTTGGAGTCAGCTGTAAACAATAGCACGCTACTTTCTGATTGACAACAACAGTCAACGACGACCTCCCCGAGAATGTGGCAAAGATTATTTCCGTGCTAATAGCAGAAAATGATGTTGGTGTAATAAAGACGCTCAAACCCCGAGCCGCTTCCGCTTTGTTTGCTAACATTATTTTTAGTCAACACTGCTGTGGGGTAATCTGCGGCAAAAACAAGACGGAAAATCCCAACAAAACGAGCACAGATCCACATACTCACAGTGACACAGCTCAAAGACGTAGGCGTAGTAGGACCAGAGCACTACGGCGGTGATGATAAGGACGGGAATCCAGGAGAAAACCCTCTGACAGCATCTCAAACCTCTGGAGAGAGCCATGTTCCATCGAGTCTGCGTCTGCATCTGCGCTCTACTGCAATGCCTGGGATTTACCCATCCGTCACATCGGGGAGCGATTCGCTGCACTGAAGCGTCTGCAAGCTTTCAAATTCGATTAAAGCttaattaaacaaattaaaaaaaggtaaatataAAGACAGAAATGCCTTAAACAGAGCTGACCTCATCAGATGCTccaaaatcttaaaaaaaaacttatattaaaaaataaaaatacaaacttGATATTAAAATGATACTGGAAGTTTATGCAAATATACCTTATAAGTTTTATGTATTCAAAGCAGGCCTCTTTACTTATAAATTCAGCTATACAAGAAAGGAATACCTCCCTTTTAAGAACCCTCTCAGAAGTTAACATGGCTTACATTCAGTTCTACTGCTCATCCCACATCCCTTACTAAAATGGAAATAATCAGACTTTCTCATGGTGCAAGATTTTTTTGTCAAGGActgtcacagaaaaaaaaataaattaatccCTTAAAGCAAATGTCATCACCTTTTGTGCGTCTCTCAGTTGGTTAACTCAGTATATTATTTGGTGAATAAGTGCCTCCAAAAGCGATGGAAGAAATCCAGCTGGTTGCTTCAGTTTCAGAACCGTGGCTCTTCAATATTAAAGAGCACCAATAATGTTATTAGAAACACCTGCGCTTTTCCTGCTCGGCCTATTAAAATGCCTGCTGTGAAGAACGTTAAATACAAAGTAGTAACTACCTTCTATAGGGTAGTGCCAACAGGCAGGGTTTAACTTTCATCTTGAACAACTCCACCTTAATTACAGGCGACTGTTTTCTACAACACGGCACCAGAACACACGAAAGAGAAGAAACTTTAGTGCTAAATCCTAGCCTGCGAAAGCTTCTCTATTTTTGGAGGGATAAGTGTAAAATGGCGATCGACATCGATCCCCTGCTGGACCCCACCTGGGGAATTAagacacaacattaacacaatgGGTTTTCCAGTAAAGTCCTCTTCTTACTCCTGTGTGCATCCTTTATAGGTCACACAACAGCTTGTCTTCATTTGTGAGAGTAACTGCAggccacacacacgcaaacaagAAATCGCATAATTGTTTTGCCCCCTCAAGAGCCAAACTGCAGCGGCCCCGTTTGAAGGTAatgctctctgctctggatgctgCTGCAGTTAATTAGCTTTGTGACATAAAGAATAATAATGTTCACCCTTTCCACTAAACACCAATCAGCAGATTACATCATCTGGGGCTGTTTCTCATTAGTGCAATCATTTTTCTCCAAATTTCAGTTTGCACAAACTGCATTTCTGTGCATGAGTTACATGTAAGATGATATAATGTTGTATAAATACAGACGTTTTAGTCACAGATTCATCAttcttatgtgtgtgtgagtgtcagaCAGGTTTGACAGGCAGAGCAGTTGAAGTTGTTTAAGCCGGTTGCCTGTGAGGCCATCTGATCAGAGGGCGGCTTCCTGTCATGCCGTCACAGCATGAGTTGAAACTTGTAGGTGTTTAATGCATCAGCTTCACACGGAGGAGGCAAAAAGGATTGTGTCTCCTGGGTGTCGGGTTCAGCCTGATGCCTGTTCGCACATTTCAACCCGGGCTCTCCTGTGTTGATACCTTGATGACTGAACCCTGCAGTCATCTAGTATAACAGGTTTCTTTCCTTCTCAGAGGCATTGTGTGATAGAGCACTGTGTTTTCAGCTTGTCACTCTGGCTTGTGACGAATGTCAGCTGTTTAGCCGTAGCAGGAATTTGCTTACAGCATCTTCATCttatttcagcttcttttttttttctctctcatcatTTCAACTTCCTTCACTCCCCATGTTTATTGACGGAGAAAGAGCTTGTAATGAATCCATACATCCATACAGTGAGTCACATTCAGCAGGCAATCTGTCATTGTAATTCTGTGTGATTGTTTAGTCGTTACACTTCTTTTAACAACATagaatacataaaaaaaaaataaactgtgaacGTGTTTTCAGTCTATGTGAATTGGGATAGCGTTTGTCAAACACCAAATGCACTTTCCAGGAGTCCCCAGTGGGAGTCACTGTGAGACTGTTATACAGCCGCTGACTTGCAGCTCCACCACTTGAGCTAATGTGAGCAATTTGCAACACACCTTTTACTGATTGCCCTTTGCAGAATCCCACATTTGTACTTGGTACAAAGTATTTCAACATGAACTCATTCACCGTGTTCATCCTGCTCTGCGGGTTCTGACATCTGCATCAAAGGAGAATGAAGctgcagaatgaatgaatgtgaacaTCAGTGCATTCAATTATGCTGGTAATTAGACTTGTTTAAACACAGAGTTGCATTTTGATGACTCACAGTCTTTGTGTGGGATTTACAAAGAAAAGATTGAATCAGAGAGAAAGCCCTGATGAAACAAATGGACCCCAGGCTGGGGAAAGATCAAATCTGCTAATGTCACTCAGCAGTGATCTTTTTGTTTAAGCTTGGTGCTTCAGTCTCATTTTCatacacccccacccccacccccacccccacccctccctccgtCCCATCAGAGAGATGAGGCTCCATCCGTTGACTCCTATTGTTTCCAAGACTTATTGCATACCGTCATCTTGTGACGTGGCCATCCCACACAACGCGTAACTTCCAGCGCGATAGTCCCCTTATTACCGAGACTGTGAAACTCCTCATCATGTCATGGGACCCCAGGGTTACTGGAGCATTTGACGGCAGACTCACACAGACTGCGTAGAGGGGCTTTGTGTGCTTCGCAGTACCACCTGCTTTCCCCCCTTTACGTAATGCAGACTCCCTCTCTGCACTGCCTTCTGGGAAAGGGGCGTGAGGTGAGCTGCACCCAGCGCTGACCCCCTTTCTTCCATTGCACATGTTCTCTCCATTTTGGGGCCTACTCCTTTCCCTGATATCTTCTCCCACTTCAACACATCGTCCTTTGCTGGCTCTCCATCCCGTTCCTGCTCCCTCCGTCCCCCCCGCTCTCCATCTTCCACCTTCCTCGCTCTCTTCAGGCAACAGTGTCGGCGGCAGAGCGATGACAGCTCCCCTCTCATTCAAGCGCTCACTGGAGGCAGGGAGcggccatccatccatcagcacGGCAGCAAGCCCATCCACTACAAAGTCATTGTGTCTAGCAAAATAGTAACGGCCTTTTAATCAAAACATTTACCCCTGTGTGAAAGTACAACACCAACAGCTCATATCAGCAGGTCGAGGCAGACTCCCCGACTCGGagatgtgtgtgagcaggtCATGTTGGAAGTGCATTCCTTGCCGCCCTGGTAGTAGTCTACATAAACAGACAGTAGGGGCTGGAGGAGAGCCCTTTTAGGGGGAAGTCATGCGTGGCCGCAGGAAAGTGCGAAATGACCACGACTCACAATGAAACCCcgcactgggttttttttttttttttttttctaaccggCGAGAGGAGCACAATGTCCGACACAGTCCCGTGTTATTTGAGTTTGCTCTTGAGCTGCTGCTCGCTGTTATGCCTTGAAGATGAAGTGGCACTTAGCGTGTGCATTTCATTTGACCCCCGAGACTCTCATGTCATGCAGTTGCGCTCTGCAGTCACGGCTGATTCAGGGAACGCTGATGATGCTGAGCACTTGGGAGGGTGATTCATTTGGGAGGTGTGTTTTCATGGGATTGTGGGAGTAGTGGAGCTTGTTTCTGCATATGTATTTCTGCGAGGGAGAGAAatgctctgctgtttgttttggtgtgtttgtcgACCTTATGtctgtctggttttcttctttttatgcaACCAAACAGGATGATACAGTAGTGCATTTTCTGggattttcatttcattccttgCATGCTTTTGTGTCTGGAGGAGCGAATCATAGCGTGTGCATAAGTATGAAGTCAACTTGTAACATAGATTGGAAAGTATGCATATTCATCCGAACATCTTGTCATTGGTGAGCATCCAGGTGATCAAAGAAGTGTTGTGTGGAATAATCAGGCTTGAGTGCAGGACTAATTAGAGAGAGCAACGGGTTCAAGAAAACTCAGCTATGACTTCTCAAAACATGGTCACACACGTCATTTGCAATTTGTACGAACACAACGCAGAAGAAGACTTGATCCATTTTAGCATTAACTTATTAGCACCAATGCACCGCCGTGAGAAATGtctcaaaatgtgtttgttcttcGTGCATAGGAGCATAAATCAAAACTTGCGGAGAGGAGTGAATGcccttttttctgcatttttacgTCACacaatcagtgttttctgactCTGAGGACAACTGCGGAGCCTCAAGTTCTGGTTCTCGCCTCACTGACGGACACAGACGACGTCTGGGGAGACGCTGAGTCGGTGTGACACCAGCAAACGGCAGAGAGACTCTGAAACACGGCTATTTCTCTGGCGAGCCtctgctcacattcacacttaacAGCAGAACAAACAATGACAGGGCAGGGAGGGATTGCAGACACCTCACCCagcatgtgtgaaaataaatcTGCACAAGGGTGGAGACCTGTGTGTCTTCGACAATCATGGAAATTTCAGTGGCCACACCACGGGCTGACTCTCTGTGAGCTTTAATAAAAGCATTTCCAACACAACGTGCATGTCATGCACTCGTGGCGGAATGCTGCGGTGCCGCTCAGACCTCCTCTGagctgtttttattgctttgatCCCGCAAGACTTAAAGTGAGGATGTATTTCATCAGTATCATTGTTGGTGATCTCTGCGCCTGTCATCAGACAGATTAATTACTTTTTACCATGTGATAAAATGGCAGATTGTGTTTACCCGTGTGGTAATATTTGAAAGGGGGGACATCAAAGGGAAAACTCAGAGGCATATTCACGTTTGAAAGTCAAGCTAATGTCTGTCTCAGTCTAAACTTAACCACCTCTCCCTCGCTGGAAGTACCGTATGGAAAAACTGATCTGGAGATAACTCTCTTGTCCTCAGAGATAGTGAGAACAAAGGAGAAAATTCTAACTTAGGCTCGTTTTCATCACCTCGGGTCGACTTCCCATAAATCCAGCTGATTGTATCAATATGTTTTATTTGACTGAGTGAAAGGGAAGTGGTTGTTAAGAGCCACCGGAGAGATACAAACAGAGGGATAGCGGAGTGCAGCGGTGGACCCGGAGAGCAGTGGAAAGTCTATCATCTCTCACATCATCTCTTTTCTCAGACGGTGTTTGCTCTGCATTGTATGCCCGCCTCCAGCGCTCCCCGAAGGGCACGTGTGATGGACTCTTTCCATGAAGCGCAGACGCTCATCGTCACAACACCGCTTACAAGGAAAATTGTGACCGAGGCCTTTTGTCTGCTCGTATCGAACTCCGAGCGTGCAGCGAGAGCACAcaactgcaagaaaaaaaacaaaaaaaaaaaaaactaccacaCAAATATGTGAACATCGTTTTTCCCATACTGTCTCAGAAAACAGATTGCGCGCTGATGGTGCAGCAGGGAATAGACTGAGGTAGACAGTGGAAGGCCTCATTGGGTTCTGATGATCCAGTCCTGCTGACGCAACCACAGCAGGTTCACATGGGATCCAATCAATCTTCCTCAACATGGGTGTCTGTCACTCACCCTGATGAATAAACACTGCTCTGCCTATGTACACACAGAGAGCGGCCTCTGTGTACCAGCCAGTTGCTCCAAGAATTAATCATATGGAAATATTTCaacatgaatatatgtcttAAAGTTGTCTTGCCTACTGTGGACGAAATAGTAAATCAAAAATCCCGGCAGCACTTTCAACTGTTTTGCCTGTTTGTAAatccaattttcatttatttattttgaatctgTGATAGTTAAATGGTGTCTGTCTCTTTCGTGGTATGTTGCAAAGGCCAGACTCCTTCTGGGGCCCGGCGGTGGGAGGACAGAGGTTCACTGAAGTATCAGCAGTCTACAACCAGATGTGGAGGAGTTTATCAAAGCCAGATCAGGCAAAGAGCTGGGCTCAGACAGAGCGGTAATGTGGAATATAGACAATCTGGGTGATCGCAGCTCATCTGCCGACTGCAGCGGCACTGCATTGTCAGTTCTAAGCATCCCGTCTGAACCACTCCAATCCTAAATGCTCATAAATATTGGAACGGCTGTCCTGAGTAAGGAGGCGACTTCGTCTATAACAGCTATTTAGATTTCAAAGGCTGCAAAAACAGTTCAAGGACTCCACTCTTTCTCATTTCGCCTCTGAAAAGTTTGGCCAGAGTTGAGGGTTTTCCCAGTCCTGTGTGGAAAGGGTCTGGAGTTATCATCGTGTAGGAGATTCCAGAGCAGGTACTTAAGGGAATCTGTTTCCATGCTCCACTTTAACACACCGGCACAGAGAGTCGGAGAGACAGACGGCGGAGTGGAATAAATAGAACAGAGAAATGAATGTGGGAGGCAGAGAGATGGGGAGGGGAAGGCGAGATGGCGGAGAGAGGTAATGAGATCGAGGAGCAGACGGGAGGGTAAACAAAGCAAAGGTAAAGGAGATTAAAAGGACACATGGATGTCGGGGTGCTGACAGAGAAAGATCCAGGTACAAGGAGCAAATCAAAAGAATATGGGGGAGGAAAAGGGCTTATTATGGATTCAGTAATAAAGTCAGAGCTCCCAGCACAGTCAGAAAAAGCAGCCAAAGGTGGCGCAGTTAATGAGTTGTAAATGACACAAAGTAACACCGACCATTACGTTTGAAGCATCAGTGATTTTAGACTCTGGGTTACCAAAACAAACCGTGCTGAGCGCCTTTCGTTCGGATTTGTGAGGAATGTAACAGATGCAGTCTGGAGCCGCAGGGGGCTGGTTAGTAGCCACAGCACATGTTCTTGACCTCGTCTGCACTCCCAGTAAACCTGGACCAGTCGCCATATCTGATACGTGCACGCCTTTGAAGTGCAGgcagccagacagacagacagacagacagacaggcgaACTTACAAACAAGAGGGTGCATGTGCCATTTTGAAATCGCTGCCGATGCCAGAAGGAGCACTTCATTAGATGAAGttgcttttaaaaatagaaTATAATACATAAACCATGTGTCTTGCAAGTTGTTACTCATATTGCACAGAAATTTCCTCTCAACTTGTACGACGCTGCCTCGCGCCCGAGGCTTCACACTGTGTAATCAGTCGCGATGACGGGAATTTACACCAACAAAAACCTGAACGCTGCCAACAGAAACTCACTGTTTCTCAGCTGTCTGTTCTGAAGTCGGAaagatatcttttttttttttctttttctgtggaaaaacaaaaagagtcCAGGTAGACGAGAAGGGATCGTCACAATGACGGTGGAGAGAGAACTGAGAATAAAAATCTGTCGCTGTCCTGCCAGTTCCAGTAAGTCGGACTCTGGTACAACAGATTTGCCATAAGCCATGGCTTTTTTTTGGACCTTCTTGTGTCATTGAAAAATGATGGAATCACTCATAAGAAGCATCTTCTGAGCACcataaatgttctaaaataaaGCTTTATCTTTCCCACAGACAAGAATAGTGGATGAGTCACCGGTCTCACTGCCACCACGGAGCTCATCAGAGTATATAAAATATGGATAAATTCACTGCTATTTTTAGGAATAACTTTCTACTGCTTGTCTTTGTGTCACCTAATACTGCAACAAAGCTATATTTGATATATTGAAAGTTATATTTTATTGAGACATTTATAGTTTTAAAATTGAACTTTGTCACCAAGAgcagctggatttttttttttctttttttttaagcgtcACCTTTTATCAGCAGAGGAAAGCTGGTTCTTTCCactgatgtattttattttaaacgCTCTGTTTTTCCACTGGCAGTGTCATGCAGACCCTGGCAGCTGACTTCGTCTCCCCCTGCACTGGATCCAGCGTCAGAGTCCCACTGCTGTCAGGAGCGGCCGGCCAGACCGACAGCTGCCTGGAGGGAGACCCTCGTGAGTCCAGACAGAACCCGGGTCGGAGCCCTCTGGGATTCGGCATGACCGTAAATCCTCATCCAGTCCACCATGTCCAAAATCTTCCCATTGCACACTCATACTTTCACTCCCACAGCCTGCGGACTACACCTACAGCAACCCCGACGCCTGCTACGCCGCACCATTCCAAAGAGTTATTGCAAATTTGACAACATAAGTAATTACTGTGGAAAGAGAGCAAACGGCATTTCTTTTCACTGAGTGTGATTCATCGATGGGAAACTGCAATAGAAATGGGTAGGAACgggtttctgctggacagacacaTAAGGTTGATATTACAGAGAACGGATTGAACTAAAACAGCGACGGCTGGAAATACAACTGTTTTGCTTCAGTTAATCCTGATGTAATTCATGTCATTAAGTATTGTGTTCGACATGGATTCCTGCTGTGGAACGAAATCCAGAAGGAGTTTGACGATCCTAACTATCACAGCACCAGTGGATGTTGGTCCTCAGTGTGTATACAGCCGTGTGTCGGTCTCCGGGACAACGTCTTCAGCTTGCCCGCGTGTCAACAGGTGGCTGATAATGGACACGTCTTGTAGCCACGATGTCAAGACCTCCACACAAAGCATTAAACGGAGTGCAGAAGAGACTTCTCATTCGCAAAAGAGCTCTGTGTGGAGTCAGGGATTAGGGAGGAATTACAGTGCCAGTGTCACCTCCGAATAGTTCTTCCATCTTTTAATGtcgcataaaaaaaaaaccaaaaactttaAGCTACACACTTGAGCAGCAACAAGAACTTCGTTGCACTGAATTTTCCATTCGGATTCAAAAGCCAAGAAAAATATGGCATAGCCAGCAGTGCTACATCAAAGTCAGAGGTTGAAAAGGGGGGTTAGAGGGAAACTGAAAgtggcggggagggagggggactCCGGTTCACACCGCTCCTGTGTACCCCGCTCCCTCTTCTCGCCCTCTGGCAGGAACCAGGAGCCTCTGTCTGAGCAGCTGGACTGCTTCACCTGTGCATCCTCCACACCTGACGCTTCTCCCTGCAGCTTTCCAACGCACTGGAAGGTTTTCCACCTCTTGAGTTTTCTTGTTAAGCAGGACTGTCTGTTTTCCGGTCTCTGGACGCTCCCTGATGGGATCGTCACGATGTGTCGCAAGCACCTAGTCTGGCGTTTCTGCTTTCAAGGGCTCCCATAAAGTCCCAGCTACTTGTTAAAGCGCCTTTCATGTCACCTGGTGCAGAGCAGCACTCAGTGGATCTTTCATGTTTATGAGTCTCGCTTTATTCACACCACAGCACAATTTAAAACACAGTCCCTAATTATTTGAGCTCCATTTAATTATTAAAATTCTTAATATGAATGCGGGAAATTGACACTGAATCTATTGTAAGGAATAATTCCtacaattaaagaaaaaaatgataaaagaatTGACTAAGAGagttttgcagagattatgtcagAAGTTATGCGGGCAAAAGGAACTTTTTCCCTTTAGCTTTTCTAAATGCAATAACAAGATGTTAAAACTCTAATAATAGACCAAACTACACCA harbors:
- the zdhhc15b gene encoding palmitoyltransferase ZDHHC15B, producing MALSRGLRCCQRVFSWIPVLIITAVVLWSYYAYVFELCHFTITNTLEKVAYLFVFHVCFVMFSWTYWKSIFTPPASPCKKFQLSYSDKQRYEMEERPDAQKQILVEIAKKLPIFTRAQSGAIRFCDRCQVLKPDRCHHCSVCETCVLKMDHHCPWVNNCVGFSNYKFFLLFLSYSMLYCVFIAATVFQYFLKFWVGVLPNGSAKFHVLFLMFVALMFFVSLMFLFGYHCWLVAKNRSTLEAFSAPVFVSGPDRNGFNVGMRRNLQQVFGEDRRLWFIPVFTSQGNGHYFPLKDRSSESHNPLLSNEDMWEESDDGSEEGSLVEDADPSVTIEMEE